The Deltaproteobacteria bacterium genome includes a window with the following:
- the rplM gene encoding 50S ribosomal protein L13, with product MKTYNARKEDIIRNWYVIDAEGQILGRLASEIARRLRGKHKPVYTPYMDTGDFVIVVNAGKVSLTGKKLSDKVYYHYSGYPGGLKKTYAGKMLEDNPEKVLNYAVKGMLPKNSLGRKMLKKLKIYAGNDHPHEAQCPQIIKV from the coding sequence ATGAAGACATATAATGCAAGAAAAGAGGACATTATCAGGAACTGGTATGTCATTGATGCGGAAGGACAAATTCTGGGCAGACTTGCCAGTGAGATTGCGAGACGCCTGCGGGGTAAGCATAAACCCGTTTATACACCCTATATGGATACGGGGGATTTTGTGATTGTTGTTAACGCCGGGAAGGTTTCCCTTACCGGCAAAAAACTGTCAGACAAGGTCTATTATCATTATTCCGGTTATCCTGGGGGATTGAAAAAGACCTATGCAGGGAAGATGTTGGAGGACAATCCGGAGAAAGTATTGAACTATGCGGTCAAAGGGATGCTGCCGAAAAACTCATTAGGGAGAAAAATGCTGAAAAAACTAAAGATTTACGCAGGTAATGATCATCCTCACGAGGCCCAGTGCCCGCAGATAATAAAGGTATAA
- a CDS encoding DNA-directed RNA polymerase subunit alpha produces the protein MQKSWRSLIRPKRIEIDESTHTRFYGEFTCQPLERGFGITLGNALRRVLLSSIQGSAIVSMKIDSILHEYSTVPGVKEDVTDIILNLKGVRLKLNQEGPRVVYIDTSQEGIVTAADIITDGTVEILNPDHHIATLSGGNKFKAELVVKTGKGYVPARRERAADQPEGTINIDAAFSPIKKVNYTIAYARVGQIADYDRLVIEVWTDGSVLPEDALAFAAKILKGQLDIFINFDEVDEEEQLEVVEEKESVNENLLRHVDDLELSVRSANCLKNAGINLIGELVQKTEAEMLKTKNFGRKSLNEIKEILAEMRLSFGMKLDFPPWNKEEKKENGSVSVKE, from the coding sequence ATGCAAAAGAGCTGGCGCAGTTTAATACGACCGAAGCGAATTGAAATTGATGAAAGCACCCATACGCGCTTTTATGGCGAATTTACCTGTCAGCCTTTAGAGAGGGGATTCGGTATTACCCTCGGAAATGCCCTGAGAAGGGTGTTGCTTTCATCTATTCAGGGATCGGCTATTGTCTCTATGAAAATTGATAGTATCCTCCATGAATATTCAACGGTTCCAGGAGTTAAAGAAGATGTAACCGATATTATACTGAACCTCAAAGGCGTTCGTTTAAAACTCAATCAGGAAGGACCGAGAGTCGTTTATATTGACACTTCACAAGAGGGGATCGTAACTGCGGCGGATATTATTACCGATGGAACGGTTGAGATTCTCAACCCTGATCACCATATTGCGACCCTTTCCGGGGGTAATAAATTTAAGGCAGAACTTGTTGTGAAGACGGGAAAGGGGTATGTGCCTGCTCGAAGGGAAAGAGCTGCAGATCAACCTGAAGGAACGATCAATATTGATGCAGCTTTTTCACCGATTAAAAAAGTAAACTATACGATTGCCTATGCGAGGGTGGGGCAGATTGCCGATTATGACCGCCTTGTTATAGAAGTATGGACCGATGGTAGTGTTCTTCCGGAAGATGCTCTTGCTTTTGCAGCGAAAATATTGAAGGGGCAATTGGACATATTTATCAACTTTGATGAGGTTGATGAGGAAGAACAGCTTGAGGTGGTAGAAGAAAAGGAAAGTGTTAATGAAAACCTGTTGAGACATGTTGACGATCTGGAACTATCAGTAAGGTCGGCTAACTGCTTAAAAAATGCCGGTATTAACCTGATCGGAGAGCTTGTTCAGAAAACTGAGGCGGAAATGCTTAAGACCAAAAATTTTGGCAGGAAGTCTCTGAACGAAATAAAGGAAATACTTGCAGAGATGAGGCTCAGTTTTGGCATGAAATTAGATTTTCCTCCCTGGAATAAAGAAGAGAAGAAAGAAAACGGGAGCGTCAGCGTAAAAGAATAA
- the rpmJ gene encoding 50S ribosomal protein L36, producing the protein MKVRSSVKKICDKCKIIKRRGVLRVICENPKHKQRQG; encoded by the coding sequence GTGAAAGTGCGGTCTTCTGTAAAAAAGATTTGTGATAAATGTAAAATTATCAAAAGGCGCGGCGTGTTGAGGGTTATTTGTGAGAATCCAAAACACAAACAGCGACAAGGGTAA
- the infA gene encoding translation initiation factor IF-1 — protein MAKEEPIEVEGKVVETLPNAMFRVELENGHRVLAHISGKMRMHFIKILPGDKVTVELSPYDLTRGRIIYRTK, from the coding sequence ATGGCAAAAGAGGAACCAATCGAGGTTGAAGGTAAAGTTGTTGAAACTTTGCCAAATGCAATGTTCCGAGTTGAGCTTGAAAATGGACACCGAGTGCTCGCCCATATTTCGGGGAAGATGCGGATGCATTTTATCAAGATATTGCCGGGTGACAAGGTTACCGTTGAGCTTTCTCCCTATGATTTGACGAGGGGCAGGATCATATACCGGACAAAATAA
- the rpsD gene encoding 30S ribosomal protein S4, whose product MARYKESVCRLCRREGLKLFLKGDRCYGEKCAFERRGYAPGDHGQSRRKYSDYGVQLREKQKLKRMYGLLERQFRGYFEKADRQRGITGTNLLLFLERRLDNMVFRMGFANSRNEARQLVRHEHFLVNGKPVNVPSYLVNVGSTIQVREKSRKVERIVEAMEIVARRGIPQWLEFDKDNFIGVLKALPSREELVMPVQEQLVVELYSK is encoded by the coding sequence TTGGCAAGATATAAAGAATCCGTGTGCAGATTATGCCGAAGAGAGGGCTTAAAACTTTTCCTCAAGGGGGACAGGTGTTACGGTGAAAAATGTGCCTTTGAAAGAAGAGGGTATGCTCCGGGGGATCATGGTCAGTCTCGGAGGAAATACTCCGATTACGGTGTACAATTACGGGAAAAGCAGAAACTTAAAAGGATGTATGGCCTGTTGGAAAGACAATTCAGGGGTTATTTTGAAAAGGCTGACAGACAGAGAGGGATAACAGGTACCAATCTGTTACTTTTTTTAGAAAGACGTCTTGATAATATGGTCTTCCGGATGGGTTTTGCCAATTCAAGAAATGAGGCGAGGCAACTGGTAAGACATGAGCACTTTTTAGTGAATGGAAAACCGGTAAACGTACCATCCTATCTGGTTAATGTAGGGAGTACGATCCAGGTAAGAGAGAAGAGCAGGAAGGTGGAACGGATAGTGGAGGCAATGGAAATAGTTGCCAGACGGGGCATACCACAATGGTTAGAATTTGATAAGGACAATTTTATAGGCGTGTTAAAAGCTCTTCCTTCCCGTGAAGAATTAGTTATGCCCGTTCAGGAGCAGTTAGTCGTTGAACTATACTCTAAGTAA
- the lptD gene encoding LPS assembly protein LptD produces the protein MILLWGKWRWSFIGLIILFHFISAHNAIAAKADISKGPVTIEANSITYDKDEDTYHAKGNVLIVFSGGFLMAESVILNKISNEALAEGYVMVISENDTLEGDRVIFNIETKTGVAYEGKVFLDKNHFYLTGSKIEKTGEDTYHIDDATATTCDGNFPDWRLMGSELDITIDGYGTFKHSRFLAKNLPVFYTPYLLFPAKTTRQSGFLLPYLTYSQNKLGWDIELPYYWAISKSSDATFYQRYMDKRGFKEGVEFRYFISNNSFGTFYGDFMNDAGRVNETAGNISRGWQSDHKRWSYYLNHETTFSPSFFLRTDIRKVSDSWYFKDFSSHNYYLENYSTSEAQRFKKVPFVGDESLGSLESTIRLVKNWQLYNLTALVRYTDDYASASNDATLQKYPEITLKGIKRPVFGTPLNFEFDTTYDYYYRTEGQKGHLYDLQPVLSMPLRMSDYLQLTPQIGVKGTFWDRNDSVDTIYNNKHGDREVYTAGATATTEIHRIFDVGGLGIEKIRHGIKPELTYTYVPYTYQDDAPDYVTRIPEQSTLTYALTNTLVAKWKEKGGGGSYQEFLRFKLAQTYDLKEVRRGDVIPPRDKKPFSDIDIELDVKPFQYFSLLARNKFNVSSGEWKQTNYDMNISDWRGDSVTLGYRYTKSVYEELNPSGSTTLFSPYRYTQSSLEEINLTLKAVLTKSLSLIHILRRNELDKKTLERTYGINYSKQCWSVEAKYSETEDDKRYTVGFSLYGLGKLGGR, from the coding sequence ATGATTTTGCTGTGGGGAAAATGGCGGTGGTCCTTTATTGGTCTGATTATCCTTTTCCATTTCATTTCCGCTCATAACGCAATTGCTGCTAAGGCCGATATTTCAAAAGGACCGGTAACAATTGAAGCAAACAGTATCACCTATGACAAGGATGAGGACACCTATCACGCGAAAGGGAATGTTCTCATAGTCTTTTCGGGTGGTTTTCTGATGGCCGAATCCGTAATCCTGAATAAGATATCAAACGAGGCCCTTGCTGAAGGGTATGTAATGGTAATAAGCGAAAATGATACTCTCGAGGGAGACAGGGTGATATTTAACATAGAAACAAAGACGGGTGTCGCTTACGAAGGCAAGGTGTTTCTTGACAAGAATCATTTTTACCTGACGGGGTCAAAAATAGAGAAAACAGGAGAGGATACATACCATATTGATGATGCCACCGCGACCACATGTGACGGGAATTTCCCGGACTGGCGATTGATGGGCAGTGAACTTGATATAACCATTGACGGTTATGGCACCTTTAAGCACAGCAGGTTTCTGGCAAAAAACCTTCCCGTTTTCTATACCCCCTATTTATTGTTTCCTGCAAAGACAACCCGCCAATCAGGTTTCCTGTTACCGTATCTTACCTATTCCCAGAATAAGTTGGGATGGGATATCGAGCTTCCCTATTACTGGGCAATTTCCAAGAGTTCTGATGCTACATTTTATCAACGGTATATGGATAAGAGGGGATTTAAAGAAGGGGTTGAATTCAGATACTTCATCAGTAACAACTCCTTTGGCACCTTTTATGGTGACTTTATGAATGATGCCGGGCGTGTTAACGAAACAGCAGGAAATATAAGCAGAGGCTGGCAGTCCGACCATAAGAGATGGTCGTACTACCTGAATCACGAGACTACTTTCAGCCCTTCATTTTTCCTCAGAACCGATATCCGAAAAGTTTCCGACAGCTGGTACTTCAAAGACTTTTCCTCGCATAATTACTATCTTGAGAATTATTCAACGAGTGAAGCGCAGAGGTTTAAAAAAGTTCCCTTTGTCGGAGATGAATCCCTCGGTTCGCTTGAATCGACAATCCGTCTGGTTAAAAACTGGCAGTTGTATAACTTAACGGCGCTTGTCCGCTATACTGATGATTATGCAAGCGCCTCAAATGACGCAACGTTACAGAAGTATCCCGAAATTACCCTGAAGGGCATAAAACGTCCCGTTTTTGGTACCCCCCTGAATTTTGAATTCGATACAACGTACGATTATTACTACAGAACTGAAGGACAAAAGGGACATCTTTACGATCTTCAACCGGTTCTCTCCATGCCGTTACGCATGAGTGACTATCTCCAGTTGACGCCGCAGATAGGAGTAAAGGGTACATTCTGGGATCGGAACGACAGTGTTGACACAATCTATAATAATAAACATGGCGATAGGGAAGTGTACACTGCCGGAGCAACCGCTACAACTGAGATCCATAGAATATTTGATGTAGGTGGCCTGGGGATCGAAAAAATTCGACATGGTATCAAACCGGAATTAACGTACACCTACGTTCCCTATACCTATCAGGATGATGCTCCCGACTATGTGACCAGAATACCTGAACAAAGCACCTTAACATACGCGTTGACAAATACACTTGTAGCGAAATGGAAGGAAAAGGGAGGCGGGGGGAGCTACCAGGAATTTCTCCGTTTCAAACTGGCTCAAACATATGATCTCAAAGAGGTAAGACGGGGAGATGTTATACCCCCAAGAGATAAAAAACCGTTTAGTGATATCGATATTGAACTTGATGTCAAACCTTTTCAATATTTTTCATTATTGGCTCGTAACAAATTCAATGTGAGTTCAGGCGAGTGGAAACAAACCAATTATGATATGAACATAAGTGACTGGAGAGGAGATTCGGTCACACTGGGATATCGATATACAAAGTCTGTTTATGAAGAACTCAACCCTTCCGGCTCAACCACGCTATTTTCCCCGTATCGATATACTCAGTCGTCTCTTGAAGAGATAAACCTTACGCTAAAAGCCGTGCTAACGAAATCCCTCTCCCTGATTCATATTCTCAGGAGGAATGAATTAGATAAGAAGACCCTTGAGAGGACATATGGCATCAACTATAGCAAACAGTGCTGGAGCGTTGAGGCAAAATATTCTGAAACTGAGGATGATAAGAGATATACGGTGGGCTTTTCTCTTTATGGACTTGGTAAGCTTGGAGGACGGTAA
- the rpsI gene encoding 30S ribosomal protein S9 translates to MMEKRFYATGKRKYAIARVYMKEGSGNLIVNKRNFDDYFTRDSLKMLIMQPLDIVGARNRFDFFVNVSGGGIAGQAGAIKHGISKTLVEYDIEWRSMLKKAGFLTRDSRIKERKKYGQPGARKRFQFSKR, encoded by the coding sequence ATAATGGAAAAACGTTTTTATGCCACAGGGAAAAGAAAGTACGCCATCGCCAGAGTATATATGAAGGAAGGAAGCGGGAACCTTATAGTGAATAAAAGGAATTTTGATGACTACTTTACAAGAGATAGCCTTAAAATGCTCATTATGCAACCTCTTGATATTGTGGGTGCAAGGAACAGGTTTGATTTTTTTGTTAATGTTTCGGGAGGCGGTATAGCCGGGCAGGCGGGAGCGATTAAACACGGTATATCCAAAACACTCGTAGAATATGATATTGAATGGCGATCGATGCTCAAAAAAGCTGGATTTTTAACAAGAGATTCGCGTATAAAGGAAAGAAAAAAGTACGGCCAGCCGGGAGCAAGAAAGCGTTTCCAATTTTCAAAGAGATAG
- a CDS encoding bifunctional folylpolyglutamate synthase/dihydrofolate synthase encodes MQDPLEHLHGLKSVDIRLGLGPISRLLDRLNNPQNAYGTILIGGTNGKGSIAAMVASVLSRGGFRVGLYTSPHLIDVRERIKVNGNMITPKEMNERIEEVKEHATENITYFEFLTAIAFLYFYQKKVDLAVLEVGMGGRLDATNVVTPLASVISNISLDHREYLGKRLENIAWEKGGIIKDGGVCITAAKQRRVLKVLEDICSKRGAKLYRFGREIKIDMSCNGFFSYRGIRKKYDRLVCPLKGRHQIENAALAIGVIESVAMKGFEVNDDAVFAGIRDVQWEGRLEIMQYAPMVLVDGAHNEGGASALSNALKEEFSYKKLILIFGVLNDKDYRSMLKKLAPLADRLIITRPNTERAMPPEAIVPVAHPYQKRTEVVENSHEALKRALSVADRDDLICVTGSLYLIGEIKRTFSTASS; translated from the coding sequence ATGCAAGATCCTCTTGAACATCTCCATGGATTGAAAAGTGTAGACATCCGTCTTGGTCTTGGTCCTATCTCGCGACTCCTTGATCGCCTCAATAATCCCCAGAATGCGTACGGGACTATTTTAATCGGTGGAACCAATGGGAAGGGTTCTATTGCGGCTATGGTGGCATCAGTCCTTTCCCGTGGCGGTTTTCGTGTTGGTCTTTATACATCTCCTCATCTGATCGATGTTCGAGAGCGGATAAAAGTGAATGGTAACATGATTACCCCAAAGGAGATGAATGAGAGGATAGAAGAAGTAAAGGAACATGCTACAGAAAATATAACCTACTTTGAATTTCTTACTGCGATTGCCTTCCTCTATTTTTATCAGAAAAAGGTTGATTTAGCCGTTCTGGAGGTGGGAATGGGGGGGAGACTCGATGCAACCAATGTGGTTACACCTCTCGCATCCGTTATATCCAATATTTCTCTTGACCACCGGGAATATCTCGGCAAACGTCTGGAAAACATTGCCTGGGAGAAAGGAGGCATTATTAAGGATGGCGGGGTGTGTATAACAGCGGCCAAACAAAGGCGCGTGTTAAAGGTATTGGAAGATATATGCAGTAAACGGGGAGCAAAGTTATACAGATTCGGAAGGGAAATAAAGATCGACATGTCCTGTAATGGTTTCTTTTCTTACAGGGGAATACGAAAAAAATATGACCGCCTCGTTTGTCCTCTGAAAGGAAGACATCAGATCGAAAATGCCGCTCTGGCTATTGGCGTCATTGAGTCTGTAGCAATGAAGGGGTTCGAAGTGAACGACGATGCCGTCTTTGCAGGAATACGGGACGTACAATGGGAGGGACGGTTGGAGATCATGCAGTATGCCCCGATGGTGCTTGTAGATGGCGCCCATAATGAAGGCGGCGCATCTGCCCTTTCCAATGCACTAAAGGAAGAATTTTCCTACAAAAAGTTAATTCTCATCTTCGGTGTTCTCAACGACAAGGACTACAGGAGCATGTTAAAAAAACTGGCTCCTCTTGCGGATCGACTGATTATCACACGACCGAATACAGAAAGAGCGATGCCTCCAGAGGCAATCGTGCCGGTCGCACATCCGTACCAGAAGCGAACCGAGGTTGTGGAAAATTCACATGAGGCTCTGAAGCGGGCGCTATCCGTGGCCGATCGAGATGATCTTATCTGTGTAACCGGTTCCCTTTATCTTATTGGTGAGATTAAACGGACATTTTCTACGGCATCTTCTTAA
- the rpsM gene encoding 30S ribosomal protein S13, which translates to MARIAGVDLPKNKRMEIALTYIYGIGRSKSRDILEKAGVSFDKKTDNIADSEITSIRNIIDKELKVEGDLRRDVSMAVKRLMDLGAYRGLRHRKGLPVRGQRTSTNARTRKGPRRSIAGKKK; encoded by the coding sequence GTGGCAAGAATTGCAGGCGTGGATTTACCAAAAAACAAAAGAATGGAAATTGCGTTAACGTACATATATGGAATTGGAAGGAGTAAATCGCGAGATATCCTTGAAAAAGCCGGCGTCAGTTTCGATAAAAAAACAGATAATATTGCCGATTCGGAAATAACCTCCATAAGAAATATTATCGATAAGGAACTTAAGGTTGAAGGTGATTTAAGGCGGGATGTGTCTATGGCAGTGAAGCGACTGATGGATCTCGGTGCTTATCGTGGATTAAGACACAGAAAAGGACTTCCTGTCAGAGGTCAGAGAACGAGTACGAACGCGCGGACGAGGAAAGGACCGAGACGGTCAATTGCCGGTAAGAAGAAATAA
- a CDS encoding translation elongation factor-like protein: MAEKKIGEVVKFFAKPCVAAIKVTDGELKLGDTIKITGHTTDLTSAIESIEANNQQIEKAVAGDFIGLKVPDRVRPGDEVFKVVPE, encoded by the coding sequence ATGGCAGAAAAAAAAATAGGCGAAGTGGTAAAATTTTTTGCAAAGCCGTGTGTTGCGGCGATAAAAGTTACCGATGGAGAATTGAAGTTAGGAGATACAATTAAAATTACCGGTCATACTACGGATCTAACAAGCGCGATTGAATCGATAGAGGCCAACAATCAACAGATTGAAAAAGCTGTTGCAGGTGACTTTATCGGTCTCAAGGTTCCTGATCGTGTTCGTCCGGGCGATGAAGTATTTAAGGTTGTACCGGAATAA
- a CDS encoding 3',5'-cyclic-nucleotide phosphodiesterase, which translates to MQIRVLGCHGSQTPGCNTTSFLLNGKILVDAGVITSLLTIEEQVNIDYVFVTHAHLDHVKDIMFLADNICYLQKDSPLIVVGTRNVIDTLKTYLFNNIIWPDFSLLPSPENPVLKFETINPREKIMFDNIDVTAILVHHVVETVSYAIESKEGSVIIIGDTGPTEEVWDVANSISNLRAVFIETSLPNSMQDVADMTGHLTPSGLEEELKKLNIPHPDIYLYHMKLQYRESIQSEIAMIKDRNIHILKDGEVIGI; encoded by the coding sequence ATGCAAATCAGAGTATTGGGTTGCCATGGATCACAGACACCCGGATGCAATACGACGAGCTTTTTATTGAATGGGAAGATTCTGGTCGATGCCGGAGTTATTACATCTTTACTCACTATCGAAGAACAAGTTAATATTGATTATGTCTTCGTCACCCATGCGCACCTCGATCATGTAAAGGATATTATGTTTCTGGCTGATAATATTTGTTACCTGCAGAAAGATAGTCCCCTCATTGTTGTGGGTACCCGTAACGTTATTGATACCCTCAAGACGTATCTTTTTAATAATATTATTTGGCCGGATTTTTCCTTGCTTCCGAGCCCTGAAAATCCGGTTTTAAAATTTGAGACTATTAATCCCCGGGAAAAGATCATGTTCGATAATATCGATGTGACAGCCATCCTCGTTCATCACGTCGTTGAGACAGTTAGTTATGCCATAGAATCTAAAGAAGGATCTGTTATTATTATCGGAGACACTGGCCCCACTGAGGAGGTATGGGATGTTGCTAACAGTATCAGTAACTTAAGGGCCGTATTTATTGAGACATCCCTTCCTAATAGTATGCAAGATGTTGCGGATATGACGGGTCACCTGACACCTTCAGGTCTGGAAGAAGAATTGAAAAAACTGAATATTCCCCATCCCGATATTTATCTCTATCACATGAAACTCCAGTATCGTGAATCTATTCAAAGTGAGATCGCTATGATAAAAGACAGAAATATTCATATTCTTAAAGACGGCGAGGTCATTGGCATCTAA
- the argC gene encoding N-acetyl-gamma-glutamyl-phosphate reductase, protein MLKVGIYGASGYTGQELLRLLLRHPQTEIVALTSRRYAGVSVSDIYPVFIGLTDLAFIDASPDDVAGLADIVFLALPHGVSMKVAPVFLKAGKKVIDLSADFRLRDVAAYEQWYGRHTAPDVIKESVYGIPELYRDDVVTARLVANPGCYPTSVILGLAPLLRADWIENTSIIVDAKSGVSGAGREPQVGTLFCEVDEGFKAYKVGQHRHTPEMEQEISLLAGHDVRISFTPHLLPLKRGILSTIYATLQKEVTTTELIDLYRAFYEGKNFVRVYRAGTLPNISSVRGSNYCDIGLTIDKRTNRVIIISTIDNLIKGASGQAIQNMNLMCGLNEDTGLNMVSLFP, encoded by the coding sequence ATGCTTAAAGTAGGTATATATGGTGCGAGCGGGTATACGGGACAGGAACTTTTAAGACTCCTGCTCAGACATCCGCAAACCGAGATTGTGGCCCTGACTTCGAGGAGATATGCTGGAGTCTCAGTTTCTGATATTTACCCTGTATTTATCGGCCTGACTGATCTGGCCTTTATTGACGCATCTCCGGATGATGTTGCAGGTCTTGCAGATATTGTTTTTTTAGCCCTTCCTCATGGGGTTTCAATGAAGGTGGCGCCCGTTTTTTTAAAGGCCGGGAAGAAAGTAATCGATCTCAGTGCAGATTTTCGTCTGCGTGATGTTGCCGCCTACGAACAATGGTATGGCAGGCACACTGCCCCGGATGTTATTAAAGAGTCGGTTTACGGTATACCGGAGTTATACAGGGACGATGTTGTTACCGCCAGATTGGTTGCTAATCCGGGTTGTTATCCAACCAGTGTAATTCTCGGTCTTGCCCCGTTGTTGAGGGCTGATTGGATAGAAAACACCTCTATTATCGTTGACGCAAAATCAGGTGTCAGTGGTGCGGGGAGGGAACCGCAGGTCGGGACCCTTTTTTGTGAGGTGGATGAAGGATTTAAGGCCTATAAGGTTGGTCAGCACCGGCACACGCCGGAGATGGAACAGGAGATCAGTCTTCTTGCCGGCCATGATGTCAGGATTTCCTTTACACCCCACCTCCTGCCCCTGAAAAGGGGAATCCTCAGCACAATCTATGCGACGCTTCAGAAGGAAGTGACCACAACGGAGCTGATTGATCTTTACCGGGCATTTTATGAGGGTAAGAACTTTGTCAGGGTATACAGAGCGGGTACCTTACCCAATATTTCTTCCGTTCGGGGTTCCAATTACTGTGATATCGGGTTGACCATTGACAAAAGAACAAATAGGGTTATCATCATAAGCACCATTGATAATCTTATTAAGGGTGCGTCCGGACAGGCTATACAGAATATGAATCTCATGTGTGGCCTTAATGAAGATACAGGCCTGAATATGGTGTCTTTGTTCCCGTAA
- the rpsK gene encoding 30S ribosomal protein S11: MAKQARKTGKKKEKKNIPEGVVHIQSTFNNTIITITDLSGNVVAWSSSGTQGFKGSRKSTPFAAQVAAEDAVKKAKENGMRRVQVYVKGPGSGRESALRSLQVAGLSISLIRDVTPIPHNGCRPPKRRRV, translated from the coding sequence ATGGCAAAACAAGCAAGGAAAACGGGAAAAAAAAAGGAAAAAAAGAACATTCCTGAAGGAGTTGTACACATTCAATCTACCTTTAATAATACGATTATTACAATCACAGATCTCAGTGGCAATGTAGTCGCCTGGTCTTCTTCTGGGACACAGGGATTTAAAGGTTCGAGAAAAAGCACACCTTTTGCGGCACAGGTGGCGGCCGAGGATGCAGTGAAGAAGGCGAAGGAAAATGGGATGAGGCGGGTTCAAGTATATGTAAAGGGGCCTGGTTCAGGCCGGGAGTCTGCATTAAGATCTCTTCAGGTCGCCGGGCTAAGCATCAGTCTTATAAGGGATGTTACACCGATTCCCCATAATGGGTGCCGTCCTCCGAAGAGAAGAAGAGTATAG